One window of Chamaesiphon minutus PCC 6605 genomic DNA carries:
- a CDS encoding aromatic ring-hydroxylating oxygenase subunit alpha — MLVTKQPVFRKFWYPVIPTADLLGSPQPFTLLGQKIVLWLDAEGKPAAAKDRCCHRSAQLSLGKVVNGAIACPYHGWQFDSSGRCVCVPQLKDVGIPAAARIETYRCTEKYGYAWVCLDEPIAEIPHIAEAFESDFRLIPEFYETWKCAGLRVMENELDLAHPTFVHTTTFGSEDHPTPDRLEITETPSGLRAHGVLGVVNPELQQQNLKMESAQTYRTLDMLWFMPFTIKLSIAYANGLVHIIVNTMTPIDDLTSQMVQFCIRNDTEQDTPSADAIAFDRAVTLEDKRILESTDCDVPLAPNREQHMFTDKPGLTIRKKIAELLKAHGETEQ; from the coding sequence ATGCTAGTTACAAAGCAACCTGTATTTCGTAAATTTTGGTATCCCGTGATTCCGACAGCCGATTTGCTCGGAAGCCCCCAACCATTTACGCTGCTTGGGCAAAAAATCGTACTGTGGCTGGATGCTGAGGGAAAACCTGCGGCGGCGAAAGATCGCTGCTGCCATCGTTCTGCCCAATTATCTTTAGGGAAGGTAGTAAATGGGGCGATCGCTTGCCCCTATCACGGTTGGCAATTCGATAGTTCAGGTCGCTGCGTCTGTGTACCCCAGCTAAAAGATGTGGGCATTCCGGCGGCTGCGCGGATCGAAACTTATCGCTGCACCGAAAAATACGGCTATGCTTGGGTTTGCTTGGATGAGCCGATCGCCGAGATCCCCCACATTGCTGAAGCATTTGAGTCAGACTTTCGCCTGATCCCGGAATTTTATGAAACTTGGAAATGCGCGGGATTGCGGGTGATGGAAAATGAACTCGATTTAGCTCATCCGACTTTCGTGCATACCACAACTTTTGGCAGTGAAGACCATCCCACGCCCGATCGATTAGAGATTACTGAAACTCCATCAGGACTGCGCGCCCACGGCGTTCTAGGAGTAGTCAACCCCGAACTCCAACAGCAAAACCTCAAAATGGAATCGGCTCAAACTTATCGCACGTTGGACATGCTGTGGTTTATGCCCTTCACCATCAAATTAAGCATTGCCTATGCCAATGGATTGGTACATATCATCGTCAATACGATGACACCGATCGACGATCTTACTTCGCAAATGGTTCAGTTTTGCATCCGCAACGACACAGAACAGGACACCCCAAGTGCTGATGCGATCGCTTTCGATCGCGCTGTCACCCTTGAGGATAAGCGCATCTTAGAATCTACTGACTGTGATGTACCGCTCGCCCCCAATCGCGAACAGCACATGTTTACCGATAAGCCCGGATTGACGATCCGCAAAAAGATTGCGGAGCTATTAAAGGCGCATGGCGAAACTGAGCAATAA
- a CDS encoding GntR family transcriptional regulator, whose product MSLSPRSLQRPQSLQDQAYQALRTAILSGELVPGQRLIETQLAQKLQVSRTPIREALQQLKQADLVVEDRGVLSVAKFTSEDARKLYECRLALENVSVKEACLNASDRQLKQIENLIEKAEKLLNTKPTKLTSFQLLDLDYRFHREIAQASNNEWLVSLLDRLFDKMILVRIQTMLSNPAVLEVRWEHRQIYDAILSRNSELAVKAIQDHLIASQARVVLELEQIQQAQTAI is encoded by the coding sequence TTGTCGTTATCTCCACGTTCTCTACAACGACCTCAGTCGCTGCAAGACCAGGCATATCAAGCCTTGCGTACTGCCATTCTCTCTGGCGAACTAGTCCCTGGTCAACGGCTGATCGAAACACAACTCGCCCAAAAACTCCAAGTGAGTCGAACGCCGATTCGCGAAGCTTTGCAGCAACTCAAGCAAGCAGATTTAGTCGTTGAAGATCGCGGTGTTCTCAGCGTCGCCAAATTTACCAGCGAAGATGCCAGAAAGTTATATGAGTGCCGACTAGCATTAGAAAATGTTTCGGTCAAAGAAGCCTGTCTGAATGCTAGCGATCGACAACTCAAACAAATCGAAAATTTAATTGAGAAAGCTGAAAAACTACTTAATACTAAACCGACCAAATTAACCAGTTTTCAATTATTGGATTTAGACTATCGATTTCATCGAGAAATTGCCCAAGCATCGAATAATGAATGGTTAGTTTCATTGCTCGATCGATTGTTTGATAAAATGATTTTAGTGCGAATCCAAACGATGCTCAGTAACCCTGCTGTTCTAGAAGTTCGCTGGGAGCATCGGCAAATTTATGATGCAATCTTATCCCGCAATTCAGAACTAGCTGTCAAAGCGATTCAGGATCATCTGATCGCTAGTCAAGCACGAGTTGTGCTTGAATTAGAGCAAATTCAGCAAGCTCAAACCGCAATTTAG
- a CDS encoding iron uptake porin: MFNLNVIKSLILTASIFVVMGVLGSEARGAEKLADRELVPMPKVLSSDMPLRDRITDPTPATILPPSSTTIGQSIPSSEDVKPPDWAVTALETLSDRYDCQTEDPDRNRASLTRAEFVTSLNICLSQVNESLAVAASDRKIAAEPSDPVTKADLETIEKLQAEFATELTALRGQVEAIEAKTARIEKQQFSATTKLSGTVWVNFTGALTGGDITTERSLAQGGNSPFIAPTRVNGVPTRVQRRDANPTVSNYVFLTLNSSFTGKDMLVTQLVAGNANSPANQLVSSGFFNTWGTPLADQTGTPQAGSNAVYLRELSYTFPVNDQVRVAVGPRLNAYRYFDQNRFTSFLTGSGSFNSSGSTLFAAIDRGSGAVVSWNINPQLRFNVGYLGENTEFLSSAAGFNTSSNPAAGLFGSTNQTIGELTYSPNKDVNLRLLYSRSLIRAYNGFIGGAVGEPLPYGYADDGFGGRLNDAPADTVVANFDWLLTPQVGIFGRYSYGKTQINPVNTARAGGSTSVQSIQIGLGFPDLGKKGALGVISYLIPHSYLSGREFLLSGGGDGGKQQELEISYYYPATPNLAIVPAVYAIFSPNNFQSNPPVFIGNLRMQFTF, encoded by the coding sequence ATGTTCAATCTAAATGTTATCAAAAGTTTAATTCTGACAGCTTCCATTTTTGTGGTCATGGGGGTGCTGGGATCGGAGGCTCGTGGGGCAGAAAAGTTAGCGGATCGGGAGCTTGTACCCATGCCAAAGGTATTATCATCGGATATGCCGCTTAGGGACAGAATTACCGATCCAACCCCCGCAACAATCCTACCGCCATCTTCGACCACCATCGGCCAATCTATTCCCTCATCTGAGGATGTTAAACCGCCTGATTGGGCGGTGACAGCCTTAGAGACACTGAGCGATCGATATGACTGTCAGACAGAAGATCCCGATCGAAATCGAGCATCATTAACACGGGCAGAATTTGTCACCAGTTTGAATATCTGTTTAAGTCAGGTGAATGAATCGTTGGCGGTAGCCGCTTCCGATCGAAAAATCGCCGCAGAACCTTCAGATCCAGTTACCAAAGCAGATCTAGAGACGATCGAAAAACTTCAGGCTGAATTTGCCACCGAACTAACAGCTCTGCGCGGGCAAGTTGAGGCAATTGAAGCCAAAACCGCAAGGATCGAAAAGCAACAATTTTCGGCCACGACTAAGCTCAGTGGGACAGTTTGGGTGAATTTTACTGGGGCACTTACTGGGGGTGATATTACTACCGAGAGATCCCTCGCTCAAGGTGGGAATAGTCCTTTTATCGCGCCAACTCGCGTTAATGGAGTGCCGACTCGCGTTCAACGTCGGGATGCTAATCCGACAGTAAGTAACTATGTGTTCCTAACACTCAACTCCTCTTTTACAGGTAAAGACATGTTGGTTACTCAACTCGTGGCGGGAAATGCGAACTCTCCAGCTAACCAATTGGTGTCATCAGGATTCTTTAATACTTGGGGTACACCACTTGCCGATCAAACAGGTACTCCACAAGCCGGATCGAATGCGGTCTATTTGCGTGAGTTATCCTACACTTTTCCAGTCAACGACCAAGTGCGAGTCGCCGTCGGCCCACGTCTGAATGCTTATCGTTACTTCGATCAAAACCGATTTACGTCCTTCCTGACTGGTTCGGGTAGTTTTAATTCCAGCGGTAGTACCTTGTTTGCGGCGATCGATCGAGGTTCGGGTGCCGTTGTTTCCTGGAATATCAATCCACAGTTGCGGTTCAATGTTGGCTATTTGGGCGAGAATACCGAGTTTTTGAGTTCTGCGGCTGGATTTAATACCTCTAGTAATCCCGCTGCTGGTTTGTTTGGAAGTACTAATCAAACGATCGGGGAGTTAACCTATTCTCCTAATAAAGATGTGAATCTGCGCTTGCTATACTCACGCTCCCTGATCCGTGCTTACAATGGCTTTATTGGCGGAGCCGTCGGCGAGCCATTGCCTTATGGCTATGCTGATGATGGTTTCGGTGGTAGATTAAATGATGCACCAGCAGATACGGTAGTGGCTAATTTTGACTGGCTGCTCACTCCACAGGTGGGGATATTTGGGCGATATTCCTATGGTAAGACACAGATTAATCCCGTTAATACAGCTCGTGCTGGTGGTAGTACCAGCGTTCAATCCATTCAAATAGGATTAGGATTTCCCGACTTGGGCAAAAAAGGCGCATTGGGCGTGATTTCATATCTGATTCCCCACTCCTATCTGAGTGGGCGTGAATTTCTCCTCTCTGGTGGGGGTGATGGTGGGAAACAGCAAGAGTTAGAGATTTCTTACTACTATCCAGCTACTCCCAATCTGGCGATCGTCCCCGCAGTCTACGCGATCTTCAGCCCCAACAACTTTCAGAGTAACCCCCCAGTTTTCATAGGAAATTTACGGATGCAGTTTACCTTCTAA
- a CDS encoding IS982 family transposase, which yields MDLTELFCEIDDFCQDWLATFSSISFPANGNSLPKRCGLSLSEVMTISIHFHQSSYRTFKDYYLKNVCQNLTDYFPKLVSYNRMVELMPNVLIACLYYLNSRQGKVTGISFVDSTAIPVCHPKRIKRNKVFKETAKLSKSSMGWYFGFKLHLIINDCGEILSCKITPGNVDDRTHLPSMTQGISGKIFGDKGYIKKELFEELLNKGLQLITPLKSNMKNKLILMDDKISLRKRSLIETVNDQLKNICYLVHSRHRSLHNFMLNLITALIAYTHQPKKPSLKLDEPAQNFFSIVPI from the coding sequence ATGGACTTAACCGAACTATTTTGTGAAATAGATGATTTCTGCCAAGATTGGCTAGCAACTTTTTCATCAATATCTTTCCCTGCCAACGGTAATAGCTTACCAAAACGCTGCGGCCTATCACTGAGCGAGGTCATGACTATTTCTATTCATTTCCATCAGTCAAGCTATCGAACATTTAAGGATTATTACCTCAAAAATGTTTGTCAAAACTTAACTGATTATTTTCCAAAGTTGGTTAGTTACAATAGAATGGTGGAGTTGATGCCAAATGTTTTAATAGCTTGCCTTTATTATCTCAACTCTCGTCAAGGTAAGGTGACTGGAATTAGTTTCGTGGATAGCACGGCTATTCCAGTTTGTCACCCAAAAAGAATTAAAAGAAATAAGGTTTTCAAAGAAACTGCCAAGCTGAGTAAGAGTTCTATGGGATGGTACTTTGGATTCAAGCTTCATTTAATTATTAATGATTGCGGAGAGATATTAAGCTGCAAAATCACACCTGGCAATGTCGATGACCGCACACATTTGCCATCAATGACACAGGGAATATCAGGAAAAATATTTGGAGACAAAGGATATATTAAGAAAGAACTATTTGAAGAATTATTAAATAAAGGATTGCAGCTAATTACGCCACTAAAATCTAATATGAAAAACAAGCTCATCTTGATGGATGACAAAATATCACTTCGGAAACGCTCGCTGATTGAAACGGTAAATGACCAGTTAAAAAATATTTGTTATTTAGTCCATTCTCGCCATCGGAGCTTGCATAATTTCATGCTAAATCTGATTACAGCATTAATTGCTTATACTCATCAACCTAAAAAGCCGAGTTTGAAGCTAGATGAGCCTGCTCAAAACTTCTTTAGTATTGTTCCTATTTAG
- a CDS encoding ABC transporter substrate-binding protein — MLHTFQKQLHRILLIAASTAVLAGCNSAPPTTGDKPSTTAATTTAASTDKKEGQKIRVQLPFLKQSLDAPLIWAIEKGYFAEQGLDVSYERGFGNSDTISKLGTGKYDIAFSDIYNAMEFNDKNPSDKIMAVAFYQSKAPFSIITFKQSGIKTPADLVGKKLGAPAGDGPRKLFPLFAKEVKIAPDSVTWDTMEPKLRETFLLQGKVDAVSGFYTSVIPSLIEGGKTMDDIKIFAYDEFGLDFYGNGILVKQDFMNKNPEVIKSFLKAYFKGMQEVVKDPSAALDLVVSTDQSKLMDRDAEKLRLKLAIERMYVTPEVESAGFGGADMKRLEKSITQTVTGFNLKPVKAADVFTDKFLPAKEQRMVPPSADRKPLI; from the coding sequence ATGCTTCATACTTTCCAGAAACAATTACATAGAATCCTCCTGATTGCAGCTTCCACAGCGGTGCTTGCTGGTTGTAACTCAGCACCGCCGACTACTGGAGATAAGCCTTCTACGACAGCCGCGACAACGACTGCCGCGAGTACTGACAAAAAGGAAGGTCAAAAGATTCGTGTCCAATTACCTTTTTTGAAGCAAAGCCTTGATGCGCCGTTAATTTGGGCGATCGAAAAGGGGTACTTTGCCGAACAAGGTTTGGATGTTAGTTATGAGCGTGGTTTCGGAAATTCTGACACCATTAGTAAGCTGGGGACTGGTAAGTATGACATTGCCTTTAGTGATATCTACAATGCGATGGAATTCAATGACAAAAATCCTAGTGACAAGATTATGGCGGTAGCCTTTTACCAAAGCAAGGCACCTTTTTCCATTATTACTTTTAAACAAAGTGGAATTAAAACTCCTGCTGATTTAGTTGGCAAGAAACTTGGAGCACCAGCAGGTGATGGACCAAGAAAATTGTTCCCACTTTTTGCTAAGGAAGTAAAAATTGCGCCTGATTCAGTCACTTGGGACACAATGGAACCCAAGTTGCGAGAGACTTTCTTGTTACAAGGTAAAGTTGATGCCGTCAGTGGATTCTATACTTCGGTGATTCCATCTTTGATCGAGGGTGGGAAGACGATGGACGATATCAAAATCTTTGCCTATGACGAGTTTGGTTTAGACTTTTACGGCAATGGAATTTTGGTCAAGCAAGACTTTATGAACAAAAATCCGGAAGTAATTAAGTCTTTTCTCAAGGCATATTTCAAAGGAATGCAGGAGGTTGTCAAAGATCCTAGTGCGGCTCTCGATTTGGTTGTTTCCACAGATCAAAGTAAATTAATGGATCGCGATGCCGAAAAGCTCCGCTTGAAGTTGGCGATCGAACGGATGTATGTAACGCCAGAAGTCGAGTCTGCCGGCTTTGGTGGTGCAGACATGAAACGTCTAGAAAAAAGTATTACTCAGACAGTTACGGGCTTTAATTTAAAGCCCGTAAAGGCGGCTGATGTATTTACAGATAAGTTTTTACCAGCCAAAGAACAACGGATGGTTCCACCATCAGCCGATCGCAAACCCCTAATTTAA
- a CDS encoding ABC transporter ATP-binding protein — translation MLKPQISSATETVAASMPLLEFDRIGLEYPFEESMRTIVQEITLSVQPGEFVTFVGPSGCGKTSILRMVSGLSPTKIGELRCHNQPVTRPLKNVGIAFQNPVLMPWRRTIDNVLLPLEIVSPYKRDFKTNRPHYLEMAQKLLKAVGLNDFQQQFPWQLSGGMRQRASLCRALIHQPEILLLDEPFGALDAFTREEMWVMLQNLWMEAKCVGMLITHDLREAVFLSDTVYVMSPRPSEIAFKLKIDLPRPRTLEMCLSDEFAHLAAELRRHIHKS, via the coding sequence ATGCTAAAGCCACAAATATCTTCTGCCACTGAAACCGTTGCTGCTTCTATGCCCTTGCTAGAATTCGATCGCATTGGTTTAGAATATCCCTTTGAAGAATCGATGCGGACGATCGTCCAGGAAATTACCCTGAGCGTTCAGCCCGGAGAATTTGTCACATTTGTAGGGCCGAGTGGCTGCGGGAAAACTTCAATTTTGCGGATGGTTTCGGGGTTGAGTCCGACCAAAATCGGTGAGTTGCGCTGCCATAACCAACCAGTAACTAGACCACTGAAAAATGTCGGCATTGCTTTCCAAAATCCAGTCTTAATGCCTTGGCGACGGACGATCGATAATGTTTTACTACCACTAGAAATTGTGTCTCCCTACAAAAGAGACTTTAAAACTAATCGACCTCACTATCTAGAGATGGCTCAAAAGCTGTTGAAAGCAGTAGGCTTAAATGATTTCCAGCAGCAGTTTCCTTGGCAATTATCCGGCGGAATGCGACAAAGAGCTTCCCTCTGTCGGGCACTGATTCACCAGCCAGAAATTTTGCTATTAGATGAACCTTTTGGCGCGCTAGATGCCTTTACTCGCGAAGAAATGTGGGTGATGTTGCAAAACCTCTGGATGGAAGCAAAGTGCGTAGGAATGCTCATTACCCACGATTTACGCGAGGCAGTTTTTCTGTCTGATACTGTCTACGTGATGAGTCCCAGACCGAGCGAAATTGCTTTCAAACTGAAAATCGATTTACCTCGTCCGAGAACGTTGGAAATGTGTCTCAGTGATGAATTTGCCCATCTTGCCGCTGAGTTACGCCGCCATATTCACAAAAGTTAG
- a CDS encoding ABC transporter permease translates to MQISVNKSRRSTKKVMFEAFLNTKAATIILPSIATVMLLIIWELAVFAFQIKAFNLPAPSKIIEAAIKFAPQLLENSWRTVWTTFAGFVLASVVGIALGFLIGYSKFIYLTFYPLLVAFNTIPKSALVPLLAVWFGANAIPAIVTAFALAFFPIAVNVALGLETIEPEMKDVMRALGASDFEIFQKVGWPHTLPYVFASLKIAVSFSFIGAVIAESIASNAGLGYLIVQAASDFNVPLAFAALITLAILGVILYTLFVALEKKVIYWAR, encoded by the coding sequence ATGCAGATAAGTGTTAATAAGTCCAGAAGATCGACTAAAAAAGTTATGTTTGAGGCTTTCCTAAATACAAAAGCTGCGACGATTATTTTGCCATCGATCGCAACAGTTATGCTATTGATAATCTGGGAACTAGCAGTATTTGCATTTCAAATCAAAGCATTTAACTTACCTGCACCTTCTAAAATTATCGAAGCTGCCATCAAATTTGCGCCACAACTATTGGAAAACTCTTGGCGGACAGTCTGGACTACCTTTGCCGGTTTTGTGTTGGCTAGCGTAGTTGGTATTGCGTTGGGCTTCCTAATTGGTTACTCCAAATTCATTTATTTAACTTTCTATCCGTTACTAGTTGCCTTTAATACTATCCCCAAGTCTGCACTAGTCCCCCTCCTGGCTGTTTGGTTTGGCGCAAACGCAATTCCGGCGATCGTCACTGCCTTTGCGTTAGCATTTTTCCCGATCGCCGTTAACGTAGCATTAGGGTTAGAAACGATCGAGCCGGAAATGAAAGATGTGATGCGTGCCTTGGGTGCATCAGATTTTGAGATCTTCCAAAAAGTTGGCTGGCCCCACACATTACCCTATGTATTTGCTTCCCTCAAAATTGCCGTGTCTTTTTCCTTCATCGGAGCCGTAATCGCTGAGTCGATCGCGTCCAATGCTGGTTTAGGTTATCTAATCGTCCAGGCGGCATCAGACTTCAATGTCCCGCTTGCTTTTGCCGCGCTGATTACTCTAGCTATCTTAGGTGTGATACTTTACACTTTATTTGTCGCCCTAGAAAAGAAAGTTATCTACTGGGCGCGATAA
- a CDS encoding ArsR/SmtB family transcription factor yields the protein MSVNESTQFDLTTLAFVADYFKVFSESSRLHIVHCLQSGPMNVMELTAATGLGQANLSKHLKVLTHAGILSRQTKGTSAYYEIIDPSVFDFCELACHRIGDRLQQQAESFRNLRTAELNPTLKKE from the coding sequence ATGTCAGTTAACGAGTCAACCCAATTCGATCTCACCACCCTGGCGTTTGTGGCTGACTATTTCAAAGTCTTCTCCGAGAGTAGTCGGTTGCACATCGTGCATTGTTTGCAATCTGGCCCTATGAATGTGATGGAACTGACCGCCGCCACAGGTTTAGGTCAAGCCAATCTCTCCAAACATCTGAAAGTATTAACCCACGCCGGAATTCTCTCGCGGCAAACCAAAGGCACCAGTGCTTATTACGAAATTATCGACCCGAGCGTCTTTGATTTCTGCGAATTAGCCTGTCATCGGATTGGCGATCGATTGCAGCAACAAGCCGAAAGTTTTCGGAACTTGCGAACGGCAGAATTAAATCCTACGCTAAAAAAAGAATAG
- the hetL gene encoding heterocyst differentiation pentapeptide repeat protein HetL has protein sequence MDGASLLKQYALGQRNFASSNLLETDLIAAELSGIDLSHSDLRQCRLGRANFSHADFRGADLSEALLWGTDLTESHLDRAILRETDLTGAKLNRAQLSGAYLAKASLCGVNLAGANLAGAMLFDADLSASDDRRTDLGGANLQQADLSYINLGGACLHNANLDRAKLTRAHHGHSIQDLLFVTDFSGASLRECDLSYADLGGVNFQNADLTGADLTGTLLTDADLRGATMPDGSIHR, from the coding sequence ATGGACGGAGCATCACTTCTCAAGCAATATGCCCTGGGTCAGAGAAACTTTGCCAGTAGCAATTTGTTAGAAACAGATTTAATTGCTGCCGAACTCAGTGGGATCGATCTCAGTCACTCAGACCTGCGACAATGCCGCTTGGGGAGAGCTAACTTTAGTCATGCTGATTTTCGGGGCGCAGACCTGAGCGAAGCCTTATTATGGGGCACAGACCTCACTGAATCCCATCTCGATCGAGCGATCCTGCGGGAAACAGACCTCACTGGAGCCAAGTTAAATAGAGCGCAGTTGAGCGGCGCATATCTGGCCAAAGCTAGTCTCTGCGGCGTAAATTTAGCGGGAGCAAATCTAGCTGGAGCCATGCTGTTTGATGCCGATCTGAGTGCCAGTGACGATCGCCGCACCGATTTAGGCGGGGCTAATCTCCAACAAGCCGATCTAAGCTATATCAATCTGGGTGGAGCATGTCTCCATAACGCTAACCTCGATCGCGCCAAACTTACTCGCGCTCATCACGGTCATAGTATTCAAGATCTGCTATTTGTTACGGACTTCAGTGGTGCTAGTTTGCGAGAGTGCGATTTGAGTTATGCCGATCTTGGAGGGGTCAATTTCCAAAATGCAGATCTAACTGGCGCAGATTTAACAGGGACGTTGCTGACAGATGCGGATTTACGGGGGGCTACCATGCCTGATGGTAGCATTCATCGGTAA